A window from Cydia pomonella isolate Wapato2018A chromosome 8, ilCydPomo1, whole genome shotgun sequence encodes these proteins:
- the LOC133520882 gene encoding zinc finger protein 1 isoform X4 gives MVARTDESMFGCYGDSYSYRLWSLANVWGACRFRPLAGESKPPDEEEDRGSPLGPGGPFSCSQCRGAYPTREQLERHETLHSPNTQVDTVKYACKICHKSFANVYRLQRHMISHDESANLRKFKCNDCDKAFKFKHHLKEHLRIHSGEKPFECANCGKKFSHSGSYSSHMTSKKCLVMNLKMGRIKPNNPALNPDRSPSRKRANAMASQLNNNIAPNGSSFLPILPKYNEAAFFANMSQDNGFHRSPLGRMPFYMPPGMPMSPANGIAPYSFPAQLTQLFEQLASSQYHQRKIENPMSPKRSPHPTDPEDMIEEVTEEDDKRSEGSAELVMDIEDEEAVSIKKEREERECDLRSPIRNLDTVPLNNNGPEADNNQSFNTILESVSASVTKHFFRANMEKMSPMSGSICPSIESPPTPHVIIKDEPDDLHKCLKCNAIFRNKSDLLDHEKAYCGNLLTFRKHEGLAAQVEETVALNRLEAEMRASIQSGVSASEDEDFTREGRDEKNSTHDDVRKIRVRTNLTDEQQAILKQHYAINPQPKREEFKKIAQEIGLHNRVVQVWFQNNRARVRRMTQTVAVYDQPLDLSTKRSASVTSSPSPSPCSISVTHSDSEEAVNLSQKSSRSTTPHRNNYLNTYPHSNCSSSSFTDFRLSPSPGELGAQKRPLAQKLNPTIPMDKLLQYNDMANTRSPILNMHMDGRAPGLSPSYERPLWGEEMLTHNDYDDEGPVLKKNKLKMEFKEGEGQFVCDQCDKTFVKQSSLARHKYEHSGQRPYKCVECPKAFKHKHHLTEHKRLHTGEKPFQCCKCLKKFSHSGSYSQHMNHRFAICKPYRD, from the exons TCCGCCCTCTCGCGGGCGAGAGCAAGCCCCCGGACGAGGAGGAGGACCGCGGCTCCCCGCTGGGCCCGGGCGGCCCGTTCTCCTGCAGCCAGTGCCGCGGCGCCTACCCCACGAGAGAGCAGCTCGAGCGCCACGAGACCCTGCACTCGCCCAACACTCAGGTGGATACTGTCAAATAT GCCTGCAAGATCTGCCACAAAAGCTTCGCAAATGTATACCGACTGCAGCGGCATATGATAAGCCACGATGAGAGCGCGAACCTTCGCAAATTCAAATGCAACGACTGCGACAAAGCCTTTAAGTTTAAGCACCATTTGAAAGAGCACCTCCGCATACATTCCGGAGAGAAGCCATTTGAATGTGCCAACTGCGGAAAGAAATTCTCGCATTCCGGCTCTTACTCTTCGCACATGACTTCTAAGAAGTGTTTGGTTATGAATCTCAAGATGGGCCGCATCAAGCCTAATAACCCTGCACTTAACCCAGACCGGAGCCCTTCACGCAAGCGCGCCAACGCAATGGCTAgccaattaaataataacatcgCCCCTAATGGAAGCTCCTTCTTACCAATCCTTCCTAAATACAACGAGGCAGCGTTCTTCGCCAACATGTCACAAGACAACGGCTTCCATCGCTCGCCGCTCGGCAGAATGCCTTTCTACATGCCTCCCGGTATGCCTATGAGCCCAGCGAATGGCATCGCCCCTTACAGCTTCCCGGCGCAACTTACCCAGTTATTTGAGCAACTCGCTTCATCACAATACCACCAAAGGAAAATAGAAAATCCTATGAGCCCAAAACGGAGCCCCCATCCAACGGATCCTGAGGACATGATCGAAGAAGTGACTGAAGAAGACGACAAGCGCTCGGAGGGAAGCGCTGAACTAGTTATGGACATCGAAGATGAAGAGGCAGTCTCTATTAAAAAAGAACGTGAGGAACGAGAATGTGACCTGAGATCACCTATTCGTAACTTAGATACCGTCcccttaaataataatggccCTGAAGCCGACAACAATCAATCTTTCAACACGATATTAGAATCCGTTAGCGCATCAGTAACTAAACATTTCTTCCGAGCTAATATGGAAAAGATGTCTCCTATGTCGGGCAGCATTTGCCCGAGCATAGAGTCGCCGCCGACCCCGCACGTCATCATTAAAGACGAGCCCGACGATTTACACAAATGCTTAAAATGCAACgctattttcagaaataaaagCGATTTATTAGACCATGAGAAGGCGTATTGTGGAAATTTATTAACTTTTAGAAAGCACGAGGGCTTGGCGGCACAGGTTGAAGAAACGGTAGCGCTTAATAGACTAGAAGCCGAAATGCGGGCATCCATCCAAAGCGGAGTCAGTGCCAGCGAGGACGAGGATTTCACAAGGGAAGGTCGCGACGAGAAAAACTCCACTCATGATGACGTTCGGAAAATCAGAGTTCGAACCAACTTAACCGACGAGCAGCAGGCTATTCTAAAACAACACTACGCTATTAACCCTCAACCAAAACGCGAGGAATTCAAAAAGATCGCTCAGGAAATCGGTCTTCATAATAGAGTAGTGCAAGTTTGGTTCCAAAATAACAGGGCGAGGGTCCGAAGAATGACACAGACCGTAGCAGTGTACGACCAGCCTTTAGACCTGTCGACCAAAAGGAGCGCGTCGGTGACGTCGAGTCCGTCACCGTCGCCCTGCAGCATTTCCGTCACACATTCCGACTCCGAGGAAGCGGTCAACCTGAGCCAGAAATCCTCGCGTAGCACCACGCCCCACCGCAACAACTACTTGAACACATACCCACATTCCAATTGTTCTTCATCGTCCTTCACCGACTTTCGCCTATCGCCGTCGCCGGGGGAGTTAGGAGCCCAGAAACGGCCTTTAGCTCAGAAACTGAACCCTACAATACCGATGGACAAGCTGTTACAATACAACGACATGGCGAATACCCGGTCGCCAATTCTTAATATGCACATGGACGGGCGCGCACCTGGGCTAAGTCCGTCGTACGAACGACCGCTGTGGGGGGAGGAGATGCTCACGCATAATGACTATGACGACGAAGGGCCGGTACTTAAGAAGAATAAGCTGAAGATGGAGTTTAAGGAGGGCGAGGGCCAGTTTGTATGCGACCAGTGCGACAAGACCTTCGTTAAACAGAGCTCGCTCGCGCGGCACAAGTACGAACACTCAG GCCAGCGACCGTACAAATGCGTGGAGTGCCCTAAAGCCTTCAAACACAAGCACCACCTGACGGAACACAAGCGGCTGCACACTGGCGAGAAGCCGTTCCAGTGCTGCAAGTGCCTCAAGAAGTTCTCGCACTCCGGCTCCTACTCCCAGCACATGAACCACCGCTTCGCCATCTGCAAACCTTACCGGGACTAG